A portion of the Halodesulfovibrio aestuarii DSM 17919 = ATCC 29578 genome contains these proteins:
- a CDS encoding ABC transporter substrate-binding protein, producing the protein MGSQPALSHQRTLVAVAPWEIKGIDPAKSGIIFQRMEIVETLTSVDHDGNLIPCLAESWSTSEDGLTWTFAIRKGARYHDKSKVTPQNVADSLNISLGKPGMLRKMPIKSIRAEGDNVIFELSEACAMLASGVAHYTACILAPAAYDNNGDVIRLIATGPFEVTRFELPQKIKLRAFRDYWGSVSQIRTAEYLAVARNETRALMAQSGDADIIFTLDPVTLQRLKRFHRIRVSTTPLPRTIVIKMNCTHTGMNTPELRKALSKGFDRKGIALTVMREEQSAAQQLFPPALGIWHLDSLEQPDPTVGSYKSLMMKQGWKENSEGYLEKDGSLLEFTMTTYSDRPELPVCATALQDQMRKMGIKLNIAVSNSSAIPQGHNEGTLEMGLMARNYGLISDPLGSILMDYAPEGGDWGAMNWNSPVMQKSLAAIQKTTTPEKYAEHVKTVCTILHDEMPTIPVVSYVHSAAYANDIVGFSLDSLERSYRISEMRWDH; encoded by the coding sequence ATGGGTTCCCAACCGGCGTTAAGCCACCAACGCACCCTCGTAGCCGTTGCCCCATGGGAAATTAAAGGCATCGACCCAGCCAAATCAGGCATTATTTTCCAACGTATGGAAATTGTTGAAACACTGACGTCCGTAGACCACGACGGGAACCTGATTCCATGTCTGGCTGAAAGTTGGAGCACGAGTGAAGACGGCCTCACGTGGACTTTCGCCATACGTAAGGGAGCAAGGTACCACGACAAGTCGAAAGTGACCCCTCAAAACGTGGCTGACTCCCTCAACATATCCTTGGGCAAACCGGGCATGCTCCGCAAAATGCCCATCAAATCCATACGGGCGGAAGGCGATAACGTGATCTTCGAACTCTCGGAAGCATGCGCTATGCTCGCTTCGGGAGTAGCCCACTATACAGCCTGTATCCTCGCGCCAGCCGCGTACGATAATAACGGTGATGTGATCCGCCTCATAGCCACCGGTCCCTTCGAGGTTACTCGATTTGAGCTTCCGCAAAAGATCAAGCTCAGGGCATTTAGAGACTACTGGGGATCGGTTTCACAAATTCGAACCGCCGAATATCTTGCCGTCGCCAGAAACGAAACACGCGCACTCATGGCTCAAAGCGGTGACGCAGATATCATCTTTACTCTTGATCCTGTAACACTTCAGCGACTGAAACGGTTCCACCGAATCCGCGTATCAACGACCCCGTTGCCCCGTACCATTGTCATTAAGATGAATTGTACACATACGGGGATGAATACGCCTGAGCTCCGCAAGGCCCTCAGTAAGGGCTTCGATCGCAAGGGTATTGCCCTCACCGTTATGCGTGAGGAGCAGTCCGCAGCCCAACAATTATTCCCACCGGCTCTCGGTATCTGGCATCTGGATTCACTGGAACAGCCGGATCCAACCGTTGGCAGCTATAAGTCGTTGATGATGAAACAGGGCTGGAAAGAAAACAGTGAAGGTTATCTTGAAAAAGACGGCTCCCTTTTGGAGTTCACCATGACCACCTATTCCGACCGTCCTGAATTACCCGTGTGTGCGACTGCTCTGCAGGACCAGATGCGAAAAATGGGCATCAAACTGAATATTGCTGTCTCTAATTCCAGCGCGATTCCTCAGGGGCATAATGAGGGCACACTGGAAATGGGTTTGATGGCTCGAAACTACGGGTTGATATCCGATCCTCTCGGTTCGATTTTGATGGATTATGCTCCGGAAGGTGGCGATTGGGGGGCTATGAACTGGAACAGTCCGGTCATGCAGAAATCCCTTGCTGCTATTCAAAAAACAACTACTCCGGAAAAGTACGCTGAACACGTGAAGACCGTCTGCACTATCTTGCATGACGAAATGCCAACCATTCCGGTCGTTTCCTACGTTCATTCGGCAGCCTATGCTAATGATATCGTCGGCTTCTCCCTCGATTCGCTGGAACGCAGCTACCGTATTTCCGAAATGCGCTGGGATCATTAG
- a CDS encoding ABC transporter permease yields MTDVISYFNKLNRTQQVGAGILLAVILLGVLQPLVHDVPAQQTDLYNALHGPSWVEPFGTDHLGRSMFSRIGAAIRLSMSLALISVFTAVVPGLIFGVIAGWKGGLTDKAISFAADVVAALPGLMLIMLIATISPGSFLVLYVGISLVLWLEYFRVVRAQTRVLSASPHLESSRLLGFGTWYCFRKHIWPGLASSILPLAALGAGNAILALAALGFVNVGVRPPVSELGLMMTELFPYIYDAPFILMQPILIVVALVLGLNLLTRSDTSWK; encoded by the coding sequence ATGACCGACGTCATTTCCTATTTCAATAAACTGAACAGGACACAGCAGGTCGGAGCGGGCATTCTTCTCGCCGTGATTCTGCTGGGAGTTCTCCAACCTCTTGTGCATGATGTTCCGGCTCAGCAAACAGACTTGTATAACGCGCTCCACGGGCCGTCATGGGTAGAGCCGTTCGGGACAGACCATCTGGGCAGAAGTATGTTCTCCCGTATTGGAGCGGCCATTCGCCTCTCCATGTCGCTTGCCCTCATCAGTGTTTTCACTGCTGTTGTACCCGGCTTGATCTTCGGGGTCATCGCGGGGTGGAAAGGTGGATTAACGGACAAGGCTATTTCTTTTGCGGCTGATGTTGTGGCCGCCTTGCCGGGATTGATGCTCATCATGCTTATCGCCACAATCAGCCCCGGATCGTTTCTGGTTCTGTACGTGGGCATCTCCCTGGTGCTGTGGCTTGAGTACTTTCGTGTGGTACGCGCCCAGACTCGTGTCCTGAGCGCCAGTCCCCATCTTGAATCATCCCGGTTGCTCGGCTTCGGAACGTGGTACTGCTTCCGTAAGCACATATGGCCGGGGTTGGCTTCCAGCATCCTGCCTCTTGCAGCCTTGGGAGCGGGTAATGCCATCCTCGCGCTGGCAGCGCTCGGGTTTGTCAATGTGGGCGTACGACCCCCTGTTTCCGAACTTGGACTTATGATGACGGAACTCTTCCCTTACATCTACGATGCGCCCTTCATTCTTATGCAGCCGATACTGATCGTCGTCGCGCTGGTTCTGGGGCTGAACCTGCTTACACGGAG
- a CDS encoding ABC transporter permease, which produces MVRLVRNLVLQSSLALFVVGTLTFVLTKALPGDMGYRIAAGRYGHDMVDTAAAELVRQELGLGQSSISAYFHWLMDLLQWNLGESMVSGAPITDILKHEFGSTLTLALAAIAIAAIVGPTLGVLVAFTRSRTVDRLSVALSVATRSIPSYVIGIVLIVVFAIWLDVLPAAGCGEPINYVLPALTLALPLITVSVRITSASLKDVMEQDYFEFSRLKGLGWCQSLLRHGMRNMSIPVIAYHGVQLVYLVEGLVIVETLFAWPGIGHSMAHAIFARDIPMIQGTCMTLALSFILLNTLLDILYRWVDPRERKS; this is translated from the coding sequence ATGGTACGCCTCGTAAGAAACCTAGTGTTACAGTCTTCATTGGCTTTGTTCGTCGTCGGCACATTGACTTTTGTGCTGACCAAGGCGCTTCCGGGTGACATGGGTTATCGCATCGCTGCCGGCAGATACGGTCATGACATGGTCGATACTGCCGCGGCGGAACTCGTGCGTCAGGAATTAGGATTGGGACAATCCTCGATTTCAGCCTATTTCCACTGGCTCATGGATTTGTTGCAATGGAACCTCGGGGAGTCGATGGTAAGTGGTGCCCCGATCACTGACATTTTGAAACATGAGTTCGGCAGCACGTTGACCCTTGCTCTGGCCGCCATTGCCATTGCCGCCATTGTCGGCCCGACCCTCGGTGTCTTGGTAGCGTTTACCAGAAGCCGAACGGTGGATCGTTTATCTGTGGCTCTCTCCGTGGCTACCCGATCCATTCCGTCCTATGTCATCGGCATTGTGCTCATTGTGGTATTTGCCATCTGGCTGGATGTTCTGCCCGCTGCAGGCTGCGGCGAGCCTATCAACTACGTATTACCGGCATTAACACTGGCTCTTCCCCTCATTACGGTATCCGTTCGCATTACCAGCGCTTCATTGAAAGATGTCATGGAACAGGATTACTTCGAGTTCTCACGCCTCAAAGGCTTGGGTTGGTGTCAGTCTCTGTTGCGTCACGGGATGCGGAACATGTCCATTCCGGTCATTGCCTACCACGGCGTTCAGCTTGTCTATCTGGTAGAAGGTCTTGTTATCGTGGAAACTCTGTTCGCATGGCCCGGCATAGGTCACTCGATGGCGCATGCTATCTTTGCCCGGGACATTCCCATGATTCAGGGGACGTGCATGACACTGGCCCTCAGCTTCATACTGCTTAACACACTGCTCGACATACTCTATCGCTGGGTCGATCCCAGGGAGCGCAAATCATGA
- the larB gene encoding nickel pincer cofactor biosynthesis protein LarB → MENKLKELLSAVREGKVDIDEGVELLRDLPYADLGHTKFDLHRSLRNGFPEVIYAEGKTPEQVGDIFLGVSGSTNILATRVSPAMATHVQSVCPDVSYNALGRTLALIRGSLKFKSREIVIVTAGTSDLPVAEEARVTCEMFGSRATVISDIGVAGIHRLLDKLPQLRKASVLIVIAGMEGALASVIGGLVSQPIIAVPTSVGYGASFSGLSALLGMLTSCASGVSVVNIDNGFGAACAACKINNLLE, encoded by the coding sequence ATGGAAAATAAATTAAAGGAACTCTTGTCTGCAGTAAGGGAAGGCAAAGTTGATATTGATGAAGGTGTAGAGCTGTTACGTGACCTGCCTTATGCAGATCTGGGACACACCAAGTTTGACCTGCACCGTTCGTTGCGCAATGGGTTTCCTGAAGTGATTTACGCGGAAGGCAAGACGCCTGAACAGGTCGGGGATATTTTCCTCGGGGTGTCCGGCAGCACAAACATTCTTGCTACACGGGTTTCGCCGGCAATGGCAACGCATGTGCAATCAGTCTGTCCTGACGTCAGCTATAATGCATTGGGGCGTACCTTAGCCCTGATTCGCGGTTCACTAAAATTCAAATCACGAGAGATCGTTATTGTTACTGCCGGAACTTCGGATTTACCAGTTGCGGAGGAGGCCCGTGTTACCTGCGAAATGTTCGGTAGCCGTGCCACCGTTATCTCCGATATAGGCGTTGCCGGTATCCACCGCCTTCTGGATAAGCTTCCCCAACTCCGCAAAGCCAGTGTGCTTATTGTAATTGCCGGAATGGAAGGGGCATTAGCCAGTGTTATTGGGGGACTTGTCTCACAGCCTATAATCGCGGTTCCTACATCAGTCGGGTACGGAGCATCATTTTCCGGACTTTCTGCCTTGCTCGGGATGCTCACTTCCTGCGCGAGTGGTGTTTCTGTAGTCAATATTGATAACGGATTCGGAGCGGCTTGTGCGGCCTGTAAGATTAATAACTTGTTGGAGTAA